In the genome of Pelodiscus sinensis isolate JC-2024 chromosome 3, ASM4963464v1, whole genome shotgun sequence, one region contains:
- the SOX7 gene encoding LOW QUALITY PROTEIN: transcription factor SOX-7 (The sequence of the model RefSeq protein was modified relative to this genomic sequence to represent the inferred CDS: inserted 1 base in 1 codon; deleted 9 bases in 6 codons), translating to MPGRGGEGGRREPRAMASLLGSYAWPEAPGLAAERPPGEKGAEPRIRRPMNAFMVWAKDERKRLAVQNPDLHNAELSKMLGKSWKSLTPSQKRPYVEEAERLRVQHMQDYPNYKYRPRRKKQVKRICKRVDPGFLLGSLSRDRSSLPEKRSGPAAGPWGSKEGQGEYSPGPVVQSVGSYREARTSSKCQHGTPTPMGCPPPPEMSPLDVIDPEQSFFRLPCPEEHHHPRMTGAPFSSEYSTSPLLCNHHPLGPMSIPQPGTPMIXPASSCPPPPPTYYPPAFHPVHPPSLHGPPRPALTHTPEQPSFDSLDQLSKRKLLGEMDRNEFDQYLNAPSHADHGWGHTEQTRAGAYRSRGVSPSAETSLISVLADATATYYNNYSVS from the exons ATGCCGGGgcgaggcggggaggggggacgcCGGGAGCCGCGGGCCATGGCCTCGCTGCTGGGCTCCTACGCCTGGCCCGAGGCGCCGGGGCTGGCCGCGGAGCGCCCCCCGGGGGAGAAGGGCGCGGAGCCCCGCATCCGCCGGCCCATGAACGCCTTCATGGTGTGGGCCAAGGACGAGAGGAAGCGGCTGGCGGTGCAGAACCCGGACCTGCACAACGCGGAGCTCAGCAAGATGCTGG GCAAGTCCTGGAAATCCCTCACTCCTTCCCAGAAGAGGCCGTATGTGGAAGAAGCGGAAAGGCTGCGGGTGCAGCACATGCAAGATTACCCCAACTACAAATACCGGCCACGGAGGAAGAAGCAGGTCAAGCGAATCTGCAAGCGGGTGGATCCCGGCTTTCTGCTGGGGAGCCTCTCGCGGGATCGGAGCTCGCTGCCGGAGAAGCGG AGCGGCCCTGCAGCCGGACCGTGGGGGAGTAAGGAGGGGCAGGGTGAGTACTCGCCCGGCCCGGTAGTGCAGAGCGTCGGCAGCTACAGGGAGGCCCGGACCAGCAGCAAGTGCCAGCATGGGACACCTACCCCTATGGGCTGCCCACCCCCGCCTGAGATGTCCCCTCTGGATGTT ATCGACCCGGAGCAGAGCTTCTTCCGCCTCCCCTGCCCG GAGGAGCATCACCACCCCCGTATGACGGGGGCCCCTTTCTCATCAGAGTACTCAACC AGTCCCCTCCTGTGTAACCACCACCCCCTGGGCCCCATGTCTATCCCTCAGCCCGGCACCCCCAtga tccctgcctccagctgccCGCCTCCGCCTCCCACCTACTacccaccagccttccaccccgTCCAC CCGCCCAGCCTCCATGGCCCACCTCGGCCCGCTCTCACCCACACCCCCGAGCAACCCAGCTTTGACAGCCTGGACCAGCTGAGC AAGCGGAAACTTCTGGGGGAGATGGATCGCAATGAGTTTGACCAGTATCTCAATGCGCCCAGCCACGCAGACCACGGTTGGGGCCATACTGAACAGACACGGGCAGGTGCCTACCGGTCGCGGGGGGTTTCGCCCTCCGCAGAAACTAGCCTCATCTCCGTCCTAGCAGATGCCACTGCTACCTACTACAACAACTACAGTGTCTCCTAg